The Saprospiraceae bacterium genome includes a window with the following:
- a CDS encoding isocitrate dehydrogenase (NADP(+)), with amino-acid sequence MAFTKIKVANPVVELDGDEMTRIIWKFIKDKLITPYLDIDIKYYDLGIEYRDETDDQVTIDAANAIREYGVGIKCATITPDEARVEEFKLKQMWKSPNGTIRNILDGTVFREPIVMNNIPRLVPNWTSPIIVGRHAFGDQYRATDVVIKGKGKLTMSFTSEDGEVSTWEVFNFKGDGVAMSMYNTDESIKGFAHSCFNMAISKKWPLYLSTKNTILKKYDGRFKDIFEEIYLRDYKSKMDEIGIVYEHRLIDDMVASALKWNGNFVWACKNYDGDVQSDTVAQGFGSLGLMTSVLITPDGKTMESEAAHGTVTRHYRDHQAGKRTSTNPIASIYAWTRGLAFRGKLDGNQPLIDFANAIEDVCVETVEGGKMTKDLAVILHGNKVEHGKHFLYTEEFLEALDAGLKLKLGIA; translated from the coding sequence ATGGCTTTTACAAAAATTAAAGTAGCCAATCCTGTTGTCGAGCTGGATGGTGATGAAATGACAAGAATAATCTGGAAGTTTATTAAAGACAAATTAATTACACCTTATCTGGATATTGATATTAAATATTACGATCTGGGTATCGAATACCGTGATGAAACAGATGATCAGGTAACTATTGATGCTGCAAATGCTATCAGAGAATATGGAGTAGGAATCAAATGTGCAACTATTACACCTGATGAGGCCAGAGTAGAAGAGTTTAAACTCAAACAAATGTGGAAATCTCCCAACGGAACTATCCGTAACATTCTGGATGGTACCGTTTTCAGAGAACCAATCGTGATGAACAATATCCCCAGATTGGTTCCCAACTGGACATCTCCGATTATCGTTGGCAGACATGCATTTGGTGATCAGTACAGAGCAACCGATGTTGTAATTAAAGGAAAAGGTAAGCTTACCATGTCATTCACATCTGAAGATGGTGAAGTTTCAACATGGGAAGTATTTAACTTCAAAGGTGATGGTGTTGCCATGTCTATGTATAATACAGACGAAAGTATAAAAGGGTTTGCCCATTCTTGTTTCAATATGGCTATCAGTAAAAAATGGCCGTTATACTTATCCACTAAAAATACCATCCTTAAAAAATATGACGGACGATTTAAAGATATTTTTGAAGAAATTTATCTGAGAGATTATAAATCCAAAATGGACGAAATTGGTATAGTGTATGAACACAGACTGATTGATGACATGGTAGCCAGTGCCTTAAAATGGAATGGCAATTTTGTCTGGGCATGTAAAAATTATGATGGTGATGTACAATCGGATACAGTTGCTCAGGGATTCGGTTCACTCGGACTGATGACATCTGTTCTTATCACACCGGATGGCAAAACCATGGAGTCAGAGGCGGCACACGGTACTGTTACACGTCATTACAGAGATCATCAGGCTGGTAAAAGAACATCAACTAATCCTATTGCATCTATATATGCCTGGACAAGAGGATTAGCCTTCAGAGGAAAGCTGGATGGAAACCAGCCATTAATTGACTTTGCAAATGCAATAGAAGATGTATGTGTAGAGACAGTGGAAGGCGGTAAAATGACTAAAGACCTTGCCGTAATTCTTCATGGAAATAAGGTAGAGCATGGTAAACATTTCCTTTATACAGAAGAATTTCTGGAAGCTTTGGACGCAGGTTTAAAAT